The Microbacterium foliorum genome has a window encoding:
- a CDS encoding alpha-L-rhamnosidase-related protein encodes MDQSSALANDRIAGGTADAKASREAIRPWNAEWVTAPGVDLPTGSIPGMDGSNRQAPAETLLLRKSFVLAGPVKAHRLRIASDSRHVVWINGVEILRGPLRSQPQRLAADEMDVSTLLRAGENTIAVRVTYYGTPNAVWMPARSSGGLGTSAAMIAELSGPDGEPVVVTDQTWLVARSHATTRLPRTDVEGIPAEIHDGRLLDADWMNLPRDVSWSRAALLPVGHLSGGGRARPPAEPYGALPSVERTYAPSSEAVAISVNHYRARLGREAQSDGDHPSERVRSARAAQETEPSDSTLIVYDFGRIVFGVVELILQSPAGVAVDIDLREDVRLTPAAVSHGVRYLTSGADDRFATSEPHGFRVATVLVHGRGSSDAGIPTLTVREERPNRPGGAAFFSNDDELNAIWDAGVRTVAISTTDAYIDCPTREQRAWVGDGVVHLEVDLYTNADRTMAKRYVQLAASPRPDGLLPMSVAGDVEDAGSATIPAWSLHWIHGVHLYAQHEGIDDVVREALPVIERVLRWFLPYRDRRGTLQDVPGWNLVDWSSVYTDGRSSILTGLWGRALREYATLCEAVGNAASARWARGLYDAASVGFEDFWDARRGIYLDRVDDGDRRSRAASQLASAAAIVSGFAPRSRWMPVCEAISDERALLTRTWLGDPDHGFDGAALESWLSRHPDPDWNVDQQIIRAEPFGASVVHDALGYAGASPQLVSAIRGWSIFLTDGYDTFGEGWGWGTHSHGWSCSPTRDLFAHIIGARPIGYSAERWRLRPRLGLIHTAEAQIVTGRGTLTVKVTPPEIFIDSPVTLEVHGVGERRILEPGEYRLAREN; translated from the coding sequence ATGGACCAATCATCTGCCCTCGCGAACGATCGCATCGCGGGAGGAACGGCTGACGCCAAGGCTTCACGAGAGGCCATCCGCCCGTGGAATGCGGAATGGGTCACAGCACCGGGCGTCGATCTTCCGACCGGGTCGATACCCGGGATGGACGGGTCGAATAGGCAAGCACCCGCCGAGACCTTGCTTCTGCGGAAGAGCTTCGTGCTGGCGGGCCCGGTGAAAGCCCACCGGTTGAGGATCGCTTCCGACAGTCGGCATGTCGTGTGGATCAACGGGGTCGAAATACTGAGAGGACCATTGCGGTCTCAGCCTCAGCGACTCGCGGCCGACGAGATGGATGTCTCGACTCTCCTCCGCGCGGGGGAGAACACGATCGCGGTGCGCGTGACGTACTACGGAACGCCCAATGCGGTGTGGATGCCGGCCCGCAGTTCGGGAGGGCTTGGCACATCGGCCGCGATGATCGCGGAACTCTCCGGGCCGGACGGTGAGCCGGTCGTCGTCACCGACCAGACCTGGCTTGTGGCACGAAGCCATGCGACAACCCGCCTTCCTCGCACCGACGTCGAGGGGATTCCCGCCGAGATCCACGACGGGCGTCTTCTGGACGCCGACTGGATGAACCTTCCGCGCGACGTCTCCTGGAGCAGAGCCGCGCTGCTTCCCGTGGGCCACCTGTCGGGTGGTGGTCGAGCGCGCCCACCCGCGGAGCCATACGGGGCCCTGCCGTCCGTGGAACGGACGTACGCCCCGTCTTCGGAAGCGGTCGCGATCAGCGTGAATCACTACCGCGCACGTCTCGGTCGAGAGGCGCAGAGCGATGGCGATCACCCCAGTGAGCGGGTTCGTTCCGCTCGGGCCGCCCAGGAGACTGAACCGTCCGACAGCACGTTGATCGTCTACGACTTCGGGCGAATCGTCTTCGGCGTCGTGGAACTCATCCTGCAATCACCGGCGGGCGTGGCCGTCGACATCGATCTTCGTGAGGATGTTCGCCTCACACCAGCGGCGGTTTCACACGGCGTTCGATACCTGACCTCGGGAGCCGACGACCGATTCGCGACCTCAGAACCCCATGGCTTCCGAGTTGCGACGGTGCTCGTTCACGGACGCGGGTCATCCGACGCAGGAATACCCACGCTCACGGTCAGAGAGGAGCGGCCGAACCGTCCCGGCGGCGCCGCGTTCTTCAGCAATGACGATGAACTCAACGCCATCTGGGACGCGGGTGTTCGTACCGTCGCGATCTCGACCACAGACGCCTACATCGACTGCCCCACCCGCGAACAGCGCGCATGGGTGGGAGACGGCGTCGTCCACTTGGAAGTCGATCTCTACACGAACGCCGATCGAACGATGGCGAAGCGCTACGTGCAGCTCGCTGCATCGCCGCGACCAGATGGCCTCCTGCCGATGAGCGTGGCGGGTGATGTCGAGGACGCCGGCTCAGCCACGATCCCCGCGTGGTCGCTGCACTGGATCCACGGCGTGCACCTCTACGCACAACACGAAGGTATCGACGATGTCGTGCGGGAAGCGTTGCCCGTCATCGAGCGTGTACTCCGATGGTTCCTGCCCTATCGGGATCGACGAGGGACGCTGCAAGATGTTCCCGGTTGGAATCTGGTGGACTGGTCGAGCGTGTACACGGACGGAAGAAGCAGCATCCTGACGGGCCTGTGGGGACGTGCGCTGCGAGAATACGCGACGCTCTGCGAAGCGGTAGGCAACGCCGCGTCGGCACGGTGGGCACGAGGGCTCTACGACGCTGCCAGCGTAGGCTTCGAGGACTTCTGGGATGCACGTCGCGGCATCTACCTCGATCGGGTCGACGACGGTGATCGACGCTCCCGAGCCGCTTCGCAACTCGCCTCCGCGGCGGCCATCGTCTCCGGCTTCGCACCGAGATCACGCTGGATGCCTGTCTGCGAAGCGATCTCCGACGAACGGGCACTCCTGACCAGAACATGGCTCGGCGATCCCGACCATGGCTTCGACGGTGCGGCACTGGAATCGTGGCTGAGCCGACACCCCGACCCCGACTGGAATGTCGACCAGCAGATCATCCGTGCCGAGCCTTTCGGGGCGAGTGTCGTTCACGACGCGCTCGGCTACGCGGGAGCATCCCCGCAGCTGGTGTCCGCGATCCGAGGGTGGAGCATCTTCCTGACAGACGGGTACGACACCTTCGGGGAAGGCTGGGGATGGGGAACCCACAGTCACGGCTGGAGTTGCTCCCCCACGCGCGACCTTTTCGCGCACATCATCGGTGCACGCCCCATCGGCTATTCCGCCGAGCGGTGGCGCTTGCGCCCTCGCCTCGGGCTCATACACACAGCAGAGGCTCAGATCGTGACCGGGCGCGGCACCTTGACGGTGAAGGTCACGCCCCCCGAGATCTTCATCGACTCACCGGTCACGCTCGAGGTGCACGGCGTGGGCGAGCGGCGGATACTCGAGCCCGGCGAGTATCGCCTCGCGCGCGAGAACTGA
- a CDS encoding carboxylesterase family protein yields MDQSANRTHVEVSTPVGTVRGTSDGMTDRFLGIPYAEAPTGSLRLAAPSSVVPWGDVLDATEPGATPLRAEVADLFTSIPEPAVQGSSILNASVFTPSVRDGVELLPVMVWIHGGGYIGGSPASPWYDGAEFVRRGIVTVNLSYRLGVDGFGSLDGAPTNRGMRDLVAGLRWVRDRIASFGGDPERVTVAGQSAGGGAVLTLMACPEASGLFSAGIALSPAVGDVPLVRSREATNTVATALGIPPTRHDFSQIDESVVERVRIDVEDIDWSDSMALARSFLDPGMAFAPVIDGDLLPHGALWPAGIANGAEKPLLLGATDGEFSDIFSKSDDLDGRNPAHMLRELGISDHAATRILRDHASDSPARVLGRAVTDLVFRGPVAHIARERARRGAQTWLYDFARPPMGHDITPHCADVPAFFAVGDTHLGSAADGTDFFDDAVTFIKTRRAPWSPFTLADSVTKVYGRPSTVVVGHPWPQGPAATRGDALDAHLRCLLERLTLERKVELLTGSTFWSTAAIEEVGLRSMVLSDGPSGVRGEWWDERDPSVSFPSATALSASWNTDLARRYGEHAAKEARRKGVDVVLGPTINLHRSPLGGRSFESFSEDPLLTGDLAAAYVDGVQSRGVAATPKHFVANDFETDRLTASVTVSDRALRELYLRAFEGPVRDSKAWLVMSAYNAINGVTATESPLLQEILSDEWGFDGVVVSDWGAVRSVAAARGRQDLVMPGPEGPWGAALIAAVGAGDIPVRDIDQKVLRILLLAVRVGALDSVSPMAADHVAEDSISFVREAAASGMVLVHNAVRDMTPTLPLSRRHGSRIAVCGQAARYPRIQGGGSATVLPEEVISPLEGISRAAHGASVTYAPGVAIADDLLDFPLERINVPGTTQNGVLVQLMADGREIHREIRGANMLVDLDPEAPLSDADMVVVTTEFTPGDTGWMPIGFAAAGRTVLSVNGRTVLDATLEVDGIELGASFLSPPIASWLNEIPGKVLLRYEHHLSTRPSDLFFSFAYGLDASSDGGRLIVDAVAAARDADVAVVVVGTNSRVEAEGSDRTDLSLPGRQDELVRSVAATGTPTVVVVNSGAPVLLPWRSEVDAIVLSWFGGQEYGHALADVLFGDREPTGRLPMTWPDGMDDVPVLDVTPRDGVLRYDEGVYIGYRAWLRNAVRPAYPFGFGLGYTTFEMSAELCEGDDAGTILLDVFVQNTGDRDGRHVIQVYVTGGPEELDLPARRLVAFQGVVLAAGERRHVPVEVDRRSFAYWDSEKNGWVDPDGPLRLIVARSAEDEGVEIALPD; encoded by the coding sequence ATGGATCAGTCCGCGAATCGCACCCATGTTGAAGTATCCACGCCGGTTGGGACGGTTCGCGGGACGAGCGACGGCATGACCGACCGCTTCCTGGGCATCCCCTACGCGGAGGCGCCGACAGGATCGCTGCGCCTGGCGGCACCGTCATCTGTCGTGCCATGGGGCGATGTCCTGGATGCCACGGAGCCCGGTGCCACGCCGCTGAGGGCTGAGGTGGCGGACTTGTTCACCTCGATCCCTGAGCCTGCGGTGCAGGGAAGCTCGATCTTGAACGCATCCGTTTTCACACCTAGCGTTCGAGACGGCGTCGAACTCCTCCCGGTCATGGTCTGGATCCATGGTGGCGGATACATCGGTGGGAGTCCGGCCAGCCCCTGGTACGACGGTGCTGAATTCGTTCGCCGCGGCATCGTGACGGTCAACCTGTCCTACCGATTGGGGGTTGACGGCTTCGGATCTCTGGACGGGGCGCCAACGAATCGTGGGATGCGTGACCTCGTTGCCGGATTGCGGTGGGTCCGGGATCGCATCGCCTCCTTCGGGGGTGACCCCGAGAGGGTGACCGTAGCCGGGCAGTCAGCGGGCGGCGGCGCCGTCTTGACGTTGATGGCCTGTCCCGAGGCATCGGGACTGTTCTCAGCGGGCATCGCCCTGTCGCCCGCCGTGGGGGATGTGCCGCTCGTCCGGTCGCGGGAGGCCACGAATACTGTCGCGACAGCGCTCGGGATCCCTCCCACGCGCCATGACTTCTCACAGATCGATGAGAGTGTCGTAGAGCGCGTTCGCATCGACGTCGAGGACATCGACTGGTCGGACTCCATGGCTCTTGCCCGGAGCTTCCTCGACCCCGGGATGGCCTTCGCGCCGGTGATCGATGGCGACCTGCTGCCGCACGGTGCTCTCTGGCCGGCAGGCATTGCGAATGGTGCCGAGAAGCCTCTCCTGCTGGGGGCCACTGACGGCGAGTTCTCCGACATCTTCAGTAAGAGCGACGACCTCGACGGGCGGAACCCCGCGCACATGCTCCGCGAACTCGGAATCAGCGACCACGCTGCCACCCGTATCCTTCGCGATCATGCGTCGGACAGCCCGGCGCGTGTGCTGGGCCGCGCCGTCACGGACCTCGTCTTCCGCGGGCCGGTCGCTCACATCGCTCGTGAGCGCGCACGTCGAGGTGCTCAGACCTGGCTCTACGACTTCGCGCGGCCCCCGATGGGGCATGACATCACTCCGCACTGCGCAGATGTGCCCGCTTTCTTCGCCGTCGGCGACACCCACCTCGGAAGCGCCGCGGACGGAACGGACTTCTTCGACGACGCCGTCACCTTCATCAAGACTCGCCGAGCTCCGTGGAGCCCGTTCACTCTCGCGGACTCCGTCACGAAGGTCTACGGCAGGCCATCGACGGTCGTCGTGGGTCACCCGTGGCCGCAGGGACCTGCGGCGACAAGGGGCGATGCTCTCGACGCGCACCTACGTTGCCTTCTTGAGCGTCTGACGCTGGAACGGAAGGTCGAGTTGCTGACCGGATCGACATTCTGGAGCACCGCCGCGATCGAGGAGGTCGGACTGCGCTCCATGGTGTTGTCCGACGGCCCATCGGGTGTCCGCGGTGAGTGGTGGGATGAGCGCGACCCATCGGTGAGTTTCCCGTCTGCCACGGCCCTGTCTGCGTCGTGGAACACCGACCTTGCTCGCCGGTATGGCGAACATGCGGCGAAGGAGGCGCGACGCAAGGGCGTGGACGTCGTGCTGGGGCCCACGATCAATCTCCACCGATCCCCTCTCGGCGGCCGGAGTTTCGAATCATTCAGCGAAGATCCTCTGCTGACCGGCGACCTGGCTGCCGCCTACGTCGATGGCGTTCAGTCGCGGGGGGTCGCTGCGACACCGAAGCATTTCGTCGCGAACGACTTCGAGACCGATCGATTGACAGCCTCTGTCACGGTGAGTGACAGAGCACTCCGAGAGCTGTATCTTCGAGCATTCGAGGGGCCTGTGCGCGACAGCAAGGCGTGGCTCGTCATGAGCGCGTACAACGCGATCAACGGAGTGACAGCGACCGAAAGTCCGCTTCTCCAGGAGATTCTGTCCGACGAATGGGGCTTCGACGGGGTTGTCGTGAGCGATTGGGGTGCAGTGCGATCGGTGGCGGCCGCGCGGGGCCGGCAAGACCTTGTCATGCCGGGGCCGGAGGGCCCCTGGGGTGCTGCTCTCATCGCCGCGGTAGGTGCAGGTGACATCCCTGTGCGTGATATCGACCAGAAGGTGTTGCGCATTCTCCTGCTGGCCGTGCGGGTCGGTGCGCTTGACTCGGTCTCTCCCATGGCTGCAGATCACGTTGCCGAGGATTCGATCTCATTCGTTCGTGAGGCTGCAGCGTCCGGGATGGTCCTCGTGCACAACGCGGTGCGAGACATGACGCCGACCCTTCCCCTGAGCCGTCGACACGGATCGCGCATCGCGGTCTGCGGGCAGGCCGCCCGCTATCCACGAATTCAGGGAGGTGGGAGCGCCACTGTTCTGCCCGAAGAAGTGATATCGCCGTTGGAGGGCATATCTCGCGCCGCTCACGGGGCATCCGTCACGTATGCACCAGGGGTCGCCATTGCGGATGACCTGCTCGACTTTCCCTTGGAGCGCATCAACGTCCCCGGAACGACCCAGAACGGCGTACTCGTGCAGCTCATGGCGGACGGTCGCGAGATACATCGCGAAATACGCGGCGCGAACATGCTCGTGGACCTAGATCCCGAGGCGCCTCTGAGCGACGCGGACATGGTCGTCGTGACGACCGAATTCACGCCTGGCGACACGGGGTGGATGCCGATCGGCTTCGCAGCAGCGGGCCGGACCGTGCTCTCGGTGAACGGGCGCACCGTGTTGGACGCGACCCTCGAGGTCGACGGGATCGAGTTGGGTGCTTCGTTCCTCAGTCCGCCCATCGCATCCTGGCTGAATGAGATCCCCGGAAAAGTCCTGCTCCGGTACGAGCATCACCTGAGCACACGCCCGAGTGACCTCTTCTTCAGTTTTGCCTACGGTCTGGACGCGAGCAGCGACGGCGGTCGGCTGATCGTGGATGCTGTCGCCGCAGCCCGTGATGCCGATGTCGCGGTGGTCGTGGTGGGAACCAACAGCCGGGTCGAAGCCGAGGGCTCGGACCGGACCGACTTGTCGCTTCCGGGGCGTCAGGATGAACTCGTCCGCTCCGTCGCCGCGACCGGTACGCCCACTGTCGTCGTCGTGAACTCGGGAGCTCCTGTTCTTCTGCCCTGGCGCAGCGAGGTCGACGCGATCGTGCTCTCGTGGTTCGGCGGGCAGGAGTATGGTCATGCTCTCGCCGACGTGCTCTTCGGCGACCGTGAACCGACCGGGCGCCTGCCCATGACGTGGCCCGACGGCATGGACGACGTTCCTGTCCTGGACGTGACACCCCGCGACGGCGTGCTTCGCTACGACGAAGGCGTATACATCGGGTATCGCGCGTGGCTGCGAAACGCGGTGCGGCCCGCCTACCCCTTTGGATTCGGTTTGGGGTACACCACCTTCGAGATGAGTGCGGAACTCTGTGAGGGGGACGACGCGGGGACGATTCTCCTCGATGTGTTCGTGCAGAACACCGGCGACCGCGACGGACGGCACGTCATTCAGGTCTACGTTACGGGCGGACCGGAAGAGCTCGATCTTCCCGCCCGGAGGCTCGTCGCGTTCCAGGGGGTGGTGCTGGCTGCGGGGGAGAGGCGACACGTTCCCGTGGAGGTGGATCGGCGCTCGTTCGCATACTGGGATTCGGAGAAGAACGGTTGGGTCGATCCGGATGGTCCGCTTCGCCTCATCGTTGCCCGCTCGGCCGAGGATGAAGGCGTGGAGATCGCACTGCCCGATTGA
- a CDS encoding TetR/AcrR family transcriptional regulator: MSSDTSEESTRSQLVRAAVAVISSKGMRGLTLRAAAAQAGLTHGLIVRHFGTRDRLIEEAMEYAIDRSLAGSVPSGLVGTRPQLGDHLVEVGLDDGGAVAFQREVLNEALRNPRLRGLAVKMYERYESAVREQLEGMGVVDPDVVVLVGAAMDGLVRRQMDLRDLASTERAMRALDGIVRGLGVGAQRVD, encoded by the coding sequence ATGAGTTCAGATACCTCCGAGGAGAGCACCAGATCCCAGTTGGTGCGCGCCGCAGTCGCCGTGATTTCTTCGAAGGGAATGCGTGGACTCACGTTGCGGGCCGCCGCGGCGCAGGCGGGGTTGACCCACGGCCTGATCGTGCGTCATTTCGGCACACGCGACCGCTTGATCGAAGAGGCGATGGAGTACGCGATCGATCGTTCGCTTGCCGGGTCGGTGCCGTCAGGTCTGGTCGGTACGCGGCCTCAGCTGGGTGACCACCTCGTCGAGGTCGGCCTGGATGACGGCGGGGCGGTTGCGTTTCAGCGCGAAGTGCTGAATGAGGCGCTGCGGAATCCGCGGCTTCGCGGGCTCGCAGTGAAGATGTACGAGCGGTACGAGTCTGCGGTCCGAGAGCAGCTCGAGGGTATGGGTGTGGTCGACCCCGATGTGGTGGTGCTCGTCGGCGCCGCAATGGATGGTCTGGTGCGGCGGCAGATGGACTTACGGGATCTCGCCTCGACAGAGCGCGCAATGCGCGCCCTGGACGGCATCGTGCGGGGGCTGGGCGTCGGAGCTCAACGCGTCGACTGA
- a CDS encoding MFS transporter: MPSIGIVNTALIATLLGVTVVLLPNQVALIDDANKVTNLAIVSSVTLLITLLAQPIIGAFSDRTRSRFGRRAPWMFIGLLVMAMSTVSLGSVQTIAFLVGLVTLFQLGFATISAPLAALTADRYPPERRGMVSAFIGFGLNVGYAVGVFIAGNLAANVNLAYTIFGIGAFVVGFAFILVARDSSSLDMPVKKFRWTTFLLSFWINPLKNPDFAWAFVARFLFILGYYVVFGYQFFILIDYLALDLEGANSAIAVLGLVALPPTLIGAYVTGWLSDRWHRRKPFLYAACVAMAAGFMSQYIAPTMTGQVIMVILTGIGFGMYLASDTALMTQVLPDIEGAAAKDLGILNLATGLPQALSAIVAATIITSFGGYSGLFIFATVIVIVGAIAVIPIRSVR; encoded by the coding sequence ATGCCATCGATCGGCATCGTGAACACGGCACTGATCGCGACCCTCTTGGGCGTGACAGTGGTCCTCCTGCCCAACCAGGTCGCACTGATCGATGACGCGAACAAGGTCACGAATCTGGCGATCGTCTCGTCGGTCACACTCCTGATCACTCTGCTTGCGCAGCCCATCATCGGTGCCTTCAGCGATCGCACCAGGTCCCGCTTCGGCAGACGTGCGCCGTGGATGTTCATCGGACTCCTCGTCATGGCGATGTCCACGGTCAGCCTGGGAAGCGTGCAGACGATCGCCTTCCTCGTGGGACTCGTCACGCTTTTCCAGTTGGGCTTCGCGACGATCTCCGCCCCCCTCGCCGCGCTCACGGCCGATAGGTACCCTCCGGAACGCCGTGGCATGGTGTCCGCCTTCATCGGCTTCGGTCTCAACGTCGGCTATGCGGTGGGCGTGTTCATCGCCGGCAACCTCGCGGCCAACGTGAATCTCGCCTACACGATCTTCGGCATCGGCGCTTTTGTCGTCGGGTTCGCCTTCATCCTCGTCGCTCGAGATTCGAGCAGCCTCGACATGCCGGTCAAGAAGTTCCGCTGGACGACCTTTCTGCTCAGCTTCTGGATCAACCCCCTCAAGAACCCGGATTTCGCGTGGGCGTTCGTCGCGCGATTCTTGTTCATCCTTGGCTACTACGTCGTCTTCGGCTACCAGTTCTTCATCCTGATCGACTACCTGGCCTTGGACCTGGAAGGAGCGAACTCCGCGATCGCCGTCTTGGGTCTCGTGGCTCTGCCACCGACACTCATCGGGGCGTACGTCACCGGGTGGCTGAGCGACCGCTGGCACCGCCGCAAGCCCTTCCTCTACGCCGCGTGCGTCGCGATGGCTGCGGGGTTCATGTCCCAGTACATCGCGCCGACCATGACGGGGCAGGTCATCATGGTGATACTCACGGGAATCGGATTCGGCATGTACCTCGCCTCCGATACCGCGCTGATGACTCAGGTCCTGCCTGATATCGAGGGGGCGGCTGCGAAAGACCTCGGAATCCTCAACCTCGCCACCGGTCTGCCGCAGGCTCTGAGTGCAATCGTGGCAGCGACGATCATCACCAGCTTCGGCGGATACAGCGGCCTGTTCATCTTCGCAACGGTCATCGTCATCGTGGGTGCGATCGCTGTCATCCCCATCCGCAGCGTCCGCTAG
- a CDS encoding GDSL-type esterase/lipase family protein codes for MNHDGWFDLPLTTIAGALRGSAHVKTGEGGVTPSHFTSWATDRVMSPVFTVVASAAGGARIELATDARRIRIDYSAQRTTYGPAAPRAPFAAVSDGVVWSLGEIEPEVGSTLFIDEHDQVSRVDGPEGQVLLERPSGATSSIVDICLPLDAAIVIHGLAADAPVAARPAADRVRWLHHGSSISQGGHLRNPLHPWPVQVARRLDIALTNASLPGNSLLDPCVVEELAGIDADVVSLEIGINVANWDSHISRTFVPAVHNLLDQFRLRQPNTPLIVISPLFCPTYENRGGVIQMDESGSFHPVPNARDDALSLTDIRGLLASVIASRSDDLIFSIDGRELLGPDEEPTLTDGLHPDLLGTTLIADRFAELASGPDGALSELFGTDRDR; via the coding sequence ATGAACCACGATGGCTGGTTCGATCTCCCTTTGACGACCATCGCTGGGGCCCTTCGAGGAAGCGCGCACGTGAAGACGGGCGAAGGCGGAGTAACACCGTCCCACTTCACGAGCTGGGCAACCGACCGCGTGATGTCACCGGTCTTCACGGTCGTTGCGTCTGCGGCGGGTGGCGCACGGATCGAACTCGCAACTGATGCGCGCCGCATCCGCATCGACTATTCCGCCCAGCGGACCACGTACGGACCCGCCGCGCCGCGGGCGCCGTTTGCCGCGGTGTCGGACGGAGTCGTGTGGTCGCTCGGGGAGATCGAGCCAGAGGTCGGGAGCACGCTCTTCATCGATGAGCATGATCAGGTCAGTCGAGTCGATGGCCCCGAAGGGCAGGTGCTGCTCGAGCGACCTTCGGGCGCCACGAGCTCCATCGTGGACATCTGCCTTCCGCTCGACGCAGCGATAGTGATTCATGGACTCGCGGCGGACGCTCCCGTCGCGGCCCGTCCCGCGGCGGATCGCGTTCGGTGGTTGCACCACGGAAGCTCGATCAGCCAAGGAGGACATCTGAGGAACCCTCTGCACCCTTGGCCCGTCCAGGTCGCTCGCCGCTTGGATATCGCCTTGACCAATGCCAGCCTGCCGGGAAACAGCCTGCTCGACCCCTGCGTGGTGGAAGAACTGGCGGGGATCGACGCGGACGTTGTTTCTCTGGAGATCGGCATCAACGTGGCCAACTGGGACTCTCACATTTCCAGGACCTTCGTTCCCGCAGTGCACAACCTGCTCGATCAGTTCCGGCTTCGGCAACCGAACACGCCTCTGATCGTGATCTCACCGCTCTTCTGCCCTACCTATGAGAACCGCGGAGGGGTGATCCAGATGGATGAATCGGGCAGCTTTCACCCTGTGCCGAACGCACGAGATGATGCCCTCAGCTTGACTGATATTCGCGGTCTGCTGGCATCCGTGATCGCCAGCCGATCCGACGATCTCATCTTTTCGATCGACGGCCGGGAGTTGCTCGGCCCTGACGAAGAACCGACCCTCACCGATGGGCTTCACCCTGATCTCCTCGGCACGACTCTGATTGCCGATCGCTTCGCCGAGTTGGCGTCTGGCCCCGACGGGGCACTTTCCGAATTGTTCGGAACGGACCGGGATCGATAG
- a CDS encoding aldehyde dehydrogenase family protein has protein sequence MTTATTLLDAITVRESDGRAIPDAATRETIGYAPVHGLEDLDAAVGAARGAQPAWAALGHQERSRILHRIADDIEARSEELAVILSREQGKPLDGPNARFEIGAAAAWTRNAADTVLEPEVVFENGTSRAEVHYDPLGVVGAIGPWNWPIMISVWQIAPSLRMGNAVVVKPSEYTPLSVLALVEVFNAHLPEGVLSVVVGDREVGAAIAKHPGLDKIMFTGSTATGRKIIESSAQNLARLTLELGGNDAGIVLPGTDVSKIAQDLFWGIFINTGQTCAALKRLYVHDSLYESVVDALSDLASTTPMGPGLEAGNVLGPLQNQKQFEIVSRLVDEARSGGATVVTGGTPAEELGPLFYRPTVVADIADDASLVVEEQFGPVIPVLRFSDIDDAVARANSSTQGLGASVWSDDVDAALDVAARLQAGTVWINQHGALNPHVPFGGTKQSGYGQEFGVAGLKAVAAPKVISR, from the coding sequence ATGACCACTGCGACCACACTTCTCGATGCCATCACTGTTCGGGAGTCCGACGGGCGGGCGATTCCGGATGCAGCGACCCGGGAGACGATCGGATACGCACCCGTGCACGGGCTCGAAGATCTCGACGCCGCCGTGGGTGCCGCCAGGGGTGCGCAACCGGCCTGGGCAGCCCTCGGCCACCAGGAACGCAGCCGAATCCTGCATCGCATCGCCGACGACATCGAGGCGCGCTCTGAGGAACTCGCGGTGATCCTGTCCCGGGAACAGGGCAAGCCGCTCGACGGTCCGAACGCCCGTTTCGAGATCGGCGCTGCAGCCGCCTGGACGAGAAACGCCGCCGATACCGTTCTCGAACCCGAGGTCGTGTTCGAGAACGGCACCTCTCGAGCGGAGGTGCACTACGACCCGCTCGGAGTGGTGGGCGCGATCGGACCGTGGAACTGGCCGATCATGATCTCGGTCTGGCAGATCGCACCGTCCCTCCGGATGGGCAACGCTGTAGTCGTGAAGCCCAGTGAGTACACGCCGCTTTCGGTGCTGGCGCTCGTCGAGGTGTTCAACGCCCACCTTCCCGAAGGTGTTCTGTCCGTGGTCGTCGGGGACCGCGAGGTCGGCGCGGCGATCGCGAAGCATCCAGGTCTCGACAAGATCATGTTCACCGGTTCAACGGCGACCGGCAGGAAGATCATCGAGTCCTCCGCCCAGAACCTCGCCCGACTCACACTGGAGCTCGGAGGCAACGATGCAGGCATCGTGCTGCCCGGCACCGATGTGTCGAAGATCGCTCAGGATCTCTTCTGGGGCATCTTCATCAACACCGGTCAGACATGCGCTGCACTCAAGCGGCTGTACGTGCACGACTCGCTCTACGAATCGGTCGTCGATGCGCTCTCCGATCTCGCCTCGACCACGCCGATGGGACCTGGACTCGAGGCGGGAAATGTCCTCGGACCCCTGCAGAACCAGAAGCAGTTCGAGATCGTGAGCCGCCTCGTCGATGAGGCGCGATCCGGAGGCGCCACTGTCGTCACCGGCGGCACGCCCGCCGAAGAACTCGGGCCGCTCTTCTACCGGCCGACCGTCGTCGCCGACATTGCGGACGACGCCTCGCTGGTCGTGGAGGAGCAGTTCGGCCCGGTGATTCCTGTGCTCCGCTTCTCCGATATCGATGATGCCGTCGCACGGGCGAACAGTTCCACGCAGGGCCTCGGTGCTTCCGTCTGGTCTGATGATGTCGACGCAGCCCTGGACGTGGCCGCCCGGCTGCAAGCGGGGACCGTATGGATCAATCAGCATGGCGCGCTCAACCCTCACGTTCCGTTCGGAGGTACCAAGCAGTCCGGGTACGGCCAGGAATTCGGCGTAGCGGGGCTCAAAGCTGTCGCCGCCCCGAAGGTGATCTCGCGATAA